In Treponema vincentii, a single window of DNA contains:
- a CDS encoding ATP-binding protein, which yields MSFPRKLPIGIQSFEKLRRDEYLYIDKTPFIWKLVQTSSPYFLSRPRRFGKSLFLSTLAAYFLGQKELFKGLYLEKAEEEQAVLENRTAWQEYPVFYLDFNIGQYLESEALSERLDSLLQEQESLYGILVAKEEESFYASRFERLLKATYQQTGKQVVILVDEYDKPLLQTMVVNEALNEQYRNELKAFYSVIKTCDEYIRFAFLTGVTKFSKISIFSDLNNLRDISLEKHYAGICGMSQKELEANFQPEIQVLADSQDLTYQETLTALQQWYDGYCFAPAGEGMYNPFSLLNAFAKERFGSYWFETGTPTFLVNYLKEAHYFIPDLDGQVVLTESELQTYRAIAQEPFPILFQSGYLTIKEYIKEARLYRLGFPNDEVRYGFLENLLPAYTVVPFGETGKSVWQFVEDVRKGNVNGFMERMQSLIAGVSYDNFSNKELKLREQNYQTAVYLIFKLMGQFVQTEVHCSMGRADCVVITVDTVYIFEFKLSGNGNAEDALEQIKKNAYAAKYKTDGKKIVLIGAGFEEATRTIKNWKVEQL from the coding sequence ATGAGCTTTCCACGAAAATTGCCGATAGGTATACAGAGTTTTGAAAAACTTCGCCGAGATGAATATCTCTATATTGATAAGACTCCATTTATTTGGAAGCTTGTACAAACTTCCAGTCCTTATTTTCTCAGCCGCCCGCGGCGGTTTGGGAAAAGTCTCTTTCTTTCAACATTGGCGGCGTACTTCCTCGGACAAAAAGAGCTGTTCAAAGGTCTCTATCTTGAAAAGGCTGAAGAAGAACAAGCAGTGTTGGAAAATAGAACCGCATGGCAGGAATATCCGGTATTCTATCTTGATTTTAATATTGGACAGTATCTTGAAAGCGAGGCTTTGAGCGAACGGCTCGATTCTTTATTACAGGAACAGGAAAGCCTATACGGTATACTCGTTGCAAAAGAAGAAGAGTCGTTTTATGCCTCGCGTTTTGAACGGCTGTTAAAGGCTACCTATCAACAGACCGGTAAGCAAGTAGTCATTCTTGTTGACGAATACGACAAACCGCTCCTGCAAACGATGGTCGTAAACGAAGCCTTGAACGAGCAATACCGAAACGAGCTCAAAGCTTTTTACTCCGTCATTAAAACCTGCGATGAATATATCCGTTTTGCCTTTTTAACCGGCGTTACCAAATTCAGTAAGATCAGTATTTTTAGCGATTTAAATAATCTCCGGGATATATCACTGGAAAAACATTATGCGGGCATTTGCGGTATGTCCCAAAAAGAATTGGAAGCAAATTTTCAACCTGAAATACAAGTGCTTGCCGATAGCCAAGACTTAACCTATCAAGAAACATTAACCGCCTTACAGCAATGGTATGACGGATACTGTTTTGCACCTGCAGGGGAAGGGATGTATAATCCCTTTAGCTTATTAAATGCCTTTGCAAAAGAGCGATTCGGAAGTTACTGGTTTGAAACGGGAACGCCGACGTTTTTAGTCAATTACCTCAAAGAAGCCCACTACTTTATCCCTGACTTGGATGGACAGGTTGTACTCACTGAATCGGAGTTGCAAACATACCGAGCCATTGCACAAGAGCCGTTCCCCATTTTATTCCAGTCGGGCTATTTAACCATTAAAGAATACATTAAAGAAGCACGGCTCTATCGATTGGGCTTTCCCAATGATGAAGTCCGGTACGGTTTCTTGGAGAATCTGTTGCCTGCATACACTGTGGTACCGTTTGGTGAGACGGGAAAATCAGTATGGCAGTTTGTGGAAGATGTCCGCAAGGGGAACGTAAACGGCTTTATGGAACGGATGCAGTCGCTTATCGCCGGCGTCTCGTATGACAACTTTAGTAATAAAGAGCTGAAATTGCGGGAACAAAACTACCAGACAGCAGTGTATCTGATTTTTAAACTGATGGGGCAGTTTGTACAGACGGAAGTTCACTGTTCGATGGGCAGAGCAGATTGCGTGGTTATTACTGTCGATACTGTTTACATCTTCGAGTTTAAGCTGAGCGGTAACGGCAATGCGGAAGATGCACTCGAGCAGATCAAAAAGAATGCCTACGCTGCAAAGTATAAGACGGACGGAAAAAAGATTGTGCTCATCGGTGCAGGATTTGAGGAAGCAACGCGGACAATTAAGAATTGGAAAGTAGAACAGCTATGA